The Lycium barbarum isolate Lr01 chromosome 9, ASM1917538v2, whole genome shotgun sequence genome has a segment encoding these proteins:
- the LOC132611026 gene encoding uncharacterized protein LOC132611026, translated as MVNDCEERWMLSLDQNDRMALNNTKAEVITHHKVVDKYWRQKANLDWYLEGDENTKYFHSIVKGRRKRLNILRAQVKDQSVEGDKEVDMEMINLVPTMITEDDNSMLTDEPSQEEIKSAVFDIDPNSSAGPDRFKTDFELEPISLSNVTQKIVSKVLNERLSRVIPRIISQNQSGFVKDRSIGENVCLPKKLFTILKSLPRVGM; from the exons ATGGTGAATGATTGTGAAGAAAGGTGGATGTTGTCTCTAGACCAGAATGATAGAATGGCTCTAAACAACACCAAAGCAGAGGTTATTACACATCACAAAGTGGTGGACAAGTACTGGAGACAAAAAGCCAATTTAGATTGGTATTTGGAAGGCGATGAGAATACTAAATACTTCCATAGCATTGTGAAGGGGAGAAGAAAGAGGTTGAACATTCTCAGAGCACAAGTAAAGGATCAATCGGTGGAAGGTGATAAGGAAGTAGATATGGAAATGATCAACCTAGTACCTACAATGATCACAGAGGATGATAATTCTATGCTCACAGATGAACCATCTCAAGAGGAGATTAAAAGTGCAGTTTTTGATATTGATCCCAATAGCTCAGCGGGACCTGATAGGTTCAAGACGGATTTCGAATTAGA GCCAATCAGTTTGAGCAATGTAACTCAGAAGATAGTTTCTAAGGTCCTCAATGAGAGACTTTCAAGAGTCATCCCTAGAATCATTTCTCAAAACCAGAGTGGCTTTGTCAAAGATAGATCAATTGGGGAAAATGTCTGCTTGCCCAAGAAATTATTCACAATATTAAAAAGCCTACCAAGGGTGGGAATGTGA